One genomic segment of Rhinopithecus roxellana isolate Shanxi Qingling chromosome 6, ASM756505v1, whole genome shotgun sequence includes these proteins:
- the PLXNA4 gene encoding plexin-A4 isoform X2, producing the protein MQMSTTPQIHTKPSDLGIQVGETALLSPGPPRGRPCLSAAVPLGPASAMKAMPWNWTCLLSHLLMVGMGSSTLLTRQPAPLSQKQRSFVTFRGEPTEGFNHLVVDERTGHIYLGAVNRIYKLSSDLKVLVTHETGPDEDNPKCYPPRIVQTCNEPLTTTNNVNKMLLIDYKENRLIACGSLYQGICKLLRLEDLFKLGEPYHKKEHYLSGVNESGSVFGVIVSYSNLDDKLFIATAVDGKPEYFPTISSRKLTKNSEADGMFAYVFHDEFVASMIKIPSDTFTIIPDFDIYYVYGFSSGNFVYFLTLQPEMVSPPGSTTKEQVYTSKLVRLCKEDTAFNSYVEVPIGCERSGVEYRLLQAAYLSKAGAMLGRTLGVHPDDDLLFTVFSKGQKRKMKSLDESALCIFILKQINDRIKERLQSCYRGEGTLDLAWLKVKDIPCSSALLTIDDNFCGLDMNAPLGVSDMVRGIPVFTEDRDRMTSVIAYVYKNHSLAFVGTKSGKLKKTLSIGAQGESPRSGLEWRETHLG; encoded by the exons TAGGGGAGACTGCATTGCTGAGTCCTGGCCCTCCAAGGGGACGACCGTGCCTGAGTGCTGCTGTGCCACTGGGACCCGCCTCTGCCATGAAAGCCATGCCCTGGAACTGGACTTGCCTGCTCTCCCACCTCCTCATGGTGGGTATGGGCTCCTCCACTCTGCTCACCCGGCAGCCAGCCCCGCTGTCCCAGAAGCAGCGGTCATTTGTCACATTCCGAGGGGAGCCCACCGAGGGTTTCAATCACCTGGTGGTGGATGAGAGGACAGGACACATTTATTTGGGGGCTGTCAATCGGATTTACAAGCTCTCCAGCGACCTGAAGGTCCTGGTGACGCATGAGACAGGGCCAGACGAGGACAACCCCAAGTGTTACCCACCCCGCATCGTCCAGACCTGCAATGAGCCCCTGACCACCACCAACAATGTCAACAAGATGCTCCTCATAGACTACAAGGAGAACAGGCTGATTGCCTGTGGGAGCCTGTACCAAGGCATCTGCAAgctgctgaggctggaggaccTCTTCAAGCTGGGGGAGCCTTATCATAAGAAGGAGCACTATCTGTCAGGCGTCAACGAGAGCGGCTCGGTCTTTGGAGTAATCGTCTCCTacagcaacctggatgacaaGCTGTTCATTGCCACGGCAGTGGATGGGAAGCCTGAGTATTTTCCCACCATCTCTAGCCGGAAACTGACCAAGAACTCTGAGGCGGATGGCATGTTCGCGTACGTCTTCCATGATGAGTTTGTGGCCTCGATGATTAAGATCCCTTCGGACACCTTCACCATCATCCCTGACTTTGACATCTACTATGTCTATGGTTTTAGCAGTGGCAACTTTGTCTACTTTTTGACCCTCCAACCTGAGATGGTGTCTCCACCAGGTTCCACCACCAAGGAGCAGGTGTATACATCCAAGCTCGTGAGACTTTGCAAGGAGGACACAGCCTTCAACTCCTATGTAGAGGTGCCCATTGGCTGTGAGCGCAGCGGGGTGGAGTACCGCCTGCTGCAGGCTGCCTACCTGTCCAAAGCAGGGGCCATGCTTGGCAGGACCCTTGGAGTCCATCCAGATGATGACCTGCTCTTCACCGTCTTCTCCAAGGGTCAGAAGCGGAAAATGAAATCCCTGGATGAGTCAGCCCTGTGCATCTTCATCTTGAAGCAGATCAATGATCGCATTAAGGAGCGGCTGCAGTCCTGTTACCGGGGCGAGGGCACGCTAGACCTGGCCTGGCTAAAGGTGAAGGACATCCCCTGCAGCAGTGCG ctcTTAACCATTGATGATAACTTCTGTGGCCTGGACATGAATGCCCCTCTGGGAGTGTCCGACATGGTGCGTGGGATTCCCGTCTTCACGGAGGACAGGGACCGCATGACGTCTGTCATCGCATATGTCTACAAGAATCACTCTCTGGCCTTTGTGGGCACCAAAAGTGGCAAGCTGAAGAAG
- the PLXNA4 gene encoding plexin-A4 isoform X3 gives MKAMPWNWTCLLSHLLMVGMGSSTLLTRQPAPLSQKQRSFVTFRGEPTEGFNHLVVDERTGHIYLGAVNRIYKLSSDLKVLVTHETGPDEDNPKCYPPRIVQTCNEPLTTTNNVNKMLLIDYKENRLIACGSLYQGICKLLRLEDLFKLGEPYHKKEHYLSGVNESGSVFGVIVSYSNLDDKLFIATAVDGKPEYFPTISSRKLTKNSEADGMFAYVFHDEFVASMIKIPSDTFTIIPDFDIYYVYGFSSGNFVYFLTLQPEMVSPPGSTTKEQVYTSKLVRLCKEDTAFNSYVEVPIGCERSGVEYRLLQAAYLSKAGAMLGRTLGVHPDDDLLFTVFSKGQKRKMKSLDESALCIFILKQINDRIKERLQSCYRGEGTLDLAWLKVKDIPCSSALLTIDDNFCGLDMNAPLGVSDMVRGIPVFTEDRDRMTSVIAYVYKNHSLAFVGTKSGKLKKMPGTSLCPTLELQTGPRSHRAAVTLEVLFSSCSSD, from the exons ATGAAAGCCATGCCCTGGAACTGGACTTGCCTGCTCTCCCACCTCCTCATGGTGGGTATGGGCTCCTCCACTCTGCTCACCCGGCAGCCAGCCCCGCTGTCCCAGAAGCAGCGGTCATTTGTCACATTCCGAGGGGAGCCCACCGAGGGTTTCAATCACCTGGTGGTGGATGAGAGGACAGGACACATTTATTTGGGGGCTGTCAATCGGATTTACAAGCTCTCCAGCGACCTGAAGGTCCTGGTGACGCATGAGACAGGGCCAGACGAGGACAACCCCAAGTGTTACCCACCCCGCATCGTCCAGACCTGCAATGAGCCCCTGACCACCACCAACAATGTCAACAAGATGCTCCTCATAGACTACAAGGAGAACAGGCTGATTGCCTGTGGGAGCCTGTACCAAGGCATCTGCAAgctgctgaggctggaggaccTCTTCAAGCTGGGGGAGCCTTATCATAAGAAGGAGCACTATCTGTCAGGCGTCAACGAGAGCGGCTCGGTCTTTGGAGTAATCGTCTCCTacagcaacctggatgacaaGCTGTTCATTGCCACGGCAGTGGATGGGAAGCCTGAGTATTTTCCCACCATCTCTAGCCGGAAACTGACCAAGAACTCTGAGGCGGATGGCATGTTCGCGTACGTCTTCCATGATGAGTTTGTGGCCTCGATGATTAAGATCCCTTCGGACACCTTCACCATCATCCCTGACTTTGACATCTACTATGTCTATGGTTTTAGCAGTGGCAACTTTGTCTACTTTTTGACCCTCCAACCTGAGATGGTGTCTCCACCAGGTTCCACCACCAAGGAGCAGGTGTATACATCCAAGCTCGTGAGACTTTGCAAGGAGGACACAGCCTTCAACTCCTATGTAGAGGTGCCCATTGGCTGTGAGCGCAGCGGGGTGGAGTACCGCCTGCTGCAGGCTGCCTACCTGTCCAAAGCAGGGGCCATGCTTGGCAGGACCCTTGGAGTCCATCCAGATGATGACCTGCTCTTCACCGTCTTCTCCAAGGGTCAGAAGCGGAAAATGAAATCCCTGGATGAGTCAGCCCTGTGCATCTTCATCTTGAAGCAGATCAATGATCGCATTAAGGAGCGGCTGCAGTCCTGTTACCGGGGCGAGGGCACGCTAGACCTGGCCTGGCTAAAGGTGAAGGACATCCCCTGCAGCAGTGCG ctcTTAACCATTGATGATAACTTCTGTGGCCTGGACATGAATGCCCCTCTGGGAGTGTCCGACATGGTGCGTGGGATTCCCGTCTTCACGGAGGACAGGGACCGCATGACGTCTGTCATCGCATATGTCTACAAGAATCACTCTCTGGCCTTTGTGGGCACCAAAAGTGGCAAGCTGAAGAAG